Proteins from one Sphingomonas sp. HF-S4 genomic window:
- a CDS encoding FadR/GntR family transcriptional regulator, which translates to MGQTGSSAVPDDRLSSRKRRPSLVEAACEHIRTSILSGERWPGSQLATEAEFVEVLGVSRTVIREAVARLAAEGLVEARQGKGIFVSDTARYQAFQITRDEVENLSDVIQLLELRLCVETEMAALAAERRSEVDVMNMRQQLKILAEAAVGLEDSVKADVEFHSVIARASKNNYYAKLIDFLGVRLVPPRSLYLRQGQPYVGDSYKAVISAEHEAILDAIIGRDPDRARAAARAHMSGSLKRHRELHDFMSANSPKG; encoded by the coding sequence GTGGGGCAGACCGGCAGCAGCGCCGTACCCGACGATCGGCTATCGAGCCGCAAGCGGCGGCCCTCGCTGGTCGAGGCGGCGTGCGAGCATATACGCACCAGCATCCTCTCGGGCGAGCGCTGGCCCGGATCGCAGCTCGCTACCGAAGCCGAATTTGTCGAGGTCCTCGGAGTCAGTCGTACCGTGATCCGCGAGGCCGTCGCCAGGCTCGCAGCCGAAGGGCTGGTCGAGGCACGGCAGGGCAAGGGCATTTTCGTCAGCGATACCGCGCGATACCAGGCGTTCCAGATCACCCGCGATGAAGTCGAGAACCTCAGCGACGTCATCCAGCTGCTCGAACTTCGCTTGTGCGTCGAAACCGAAATGGCCGCCCTTGCCGCCGAGCGGCGCAGCGAAGTCGATGTGATGAACATGCGGCAACAGCTCAAGATCCTTGCCGAAGCCGCTGTAGGGCTTGAGGATTCGGTCAAGGCCGACGTCGAGTTCCACAGCGTCATCGCCCGTGCGAGCAAGAACAATTACTATGCCAAGCTGATCGATTTCCTCGGCGTGCGGCTGGTCCCGCCGCGCTCGCTCTATCTGCGCCAGGGCCAGCCCTATGTCGGCGACAGCTACAAAGCGGTGATCAGCGCCGAGCATGAGGCGATCCTCGACGCGATCATTGGGCGCGATCCCGACCGTGCCCGGGCTGCGGCGCGCGCGCACATGAGCGGCAGCCTCAAGCGCCACCGCGAGCTCCACGACTTCATGTCGGCAAACAGCCCCAAGGGCTGA